CGGCACCCGGAGTACCTTCTTCTACCCGCACGTCCTCAAGCGAGAGGCCGTTGGCCGCACAGTAGGCCTTCAGGATGTCTCTCTGCATCGCGATCTTGGACTCATCCCCGGCTTCCTGGGGATTGATCCAGATGTAACCGACTACGCTAGCCATTTGTGTCCACTCCTCGGGTCTCGCGGGGGCCGATCCTCGTTTTATGCTGGGATTGGGGTCCCTTAACTTTTCCTGATGGTCGTCTTGTTACCCTCTTTATGAGAGGGCGTTAACAGCGTCTTGCCCACCGTGAGTTAAGGGCGATTTAAGACGCACGAAAAGTTTATTTAAACATGCGCCGAATGTCAAATAGGCGTACGTTATGTCAGGTGGACGACGGTCACGCCGTCACCGCCCTCGCCATGCCCTCCGGGCCGGAACGATCGCGCGTATGCCAGGCCGGGCAGGTGCTCGCGGATCGCGCGGCGCAGGGCGCCGGTGCCCGCGCCATGTATGAGGCAGACGGCGTCTACCCCGTGGTGGAAGGCATCGTCCAGGAAGCGCTCCACGGCCGGAAGGGCTTCGTGCACCTGCATGCCGCGCAGGTCTATCTCCCGGGAGGAGTGGCGCACCAGGGCGATCTCGCGCTCCGGTGCGGCAGCGGCCGGGGTCGGGCTGGCCGAGAGCGCCCGCAGCGCTCGCTTCTCATGCCGCTTCGCGGCGCCGCTCCCCTCGGGCGGCGGCTCGAGTTCGGTCGCCTTCGCCGTGACCTTCATGACGCCGACCTGGAGGGTCAGCTCTCCCGATTCGTCGGGCGCCGTCTGCACCACGGCCGTCTGGTTCAGGCGCGGCACGAAGACCGTGTCTCCCGGCCGCACGGCCATGGGCTCGCGCGGAGCGGACTCTTCGGTGCGGAGGAGGTTGTGGAGCTTGTTGAGGCGGTCGCTGGCCCTCCCGGCCATCTGGCCGCTGCGCTGGCCCTTGAGTTCCGCGATGATCTGCCTGACCTCGAACTGGGCGGCCGCGACCGCCTGCCGGAATTCCGCGTCGGCGGCGGCCCGCAAGCGCTTTCGCTCTTCGTTCCACTTCGCCACCTTGCCCCGGTACTCCTCCTCCAGGGCCCTGGCGGCCTCGACCGTCCGCTCCGCTTCCTGGCGGAGCGTGGCCGCCTCCTGGCGCTCCCGCGAAAGGTCGTTGACCAATCGCGTCGCCTCGTCGGCGCCGGCCTCCAGGTACTCGCGGGCCCGGTCGGCCAGATCCCCGGGGAAACCCAGCCGCCTCGCGATGGCGATCGCGTTGGAATGCCCGGGAACGCCTATCAGCAAGCGATACGTGGGCATGGTCGTGGCCGGGTCGAACTCGACGCTGGCGTTGCGGGTGCCGGGCACCTGGTACGGCAGGAGCTTCAGGTCGGCCAGGTGCGTGGTGGCCACCAGGCGGGCGCCGCGCGCGATCAGCGCCTCGATGACGGTGCGGGCTATGGCGGCGCCCTCGGCGGGATCGGTGCCCGCGCCGACTTCGTCGAGCAGGACCAGGCTGCGGGCGTTGGCCCGCGCGAGCAGGGCCACGAGGTTGCGCATGTGGCCGCTGAACGTCGACAGGCTCGCCGCGAGATCCTGCTCGTCGCCGATATCCGCGAACACGTCGCCGAAGACGACGGTGGCCGACCCCTGCCCGACCGGGGGGTGGATGCCCGCCTGCGCCAGCAGGGCGCACAGGCCCAGGGTCTTGAGCGTGACGGTCTTGCCGCCGGTGTTTGGCCCCGTGACGACGAGCGCGGGGCTCTCCAGCACGAGGTCGACGGGGACGACCGCCCGCTGCGGATCGGCCAGCCTGGCCTCCACCAGCAGGGGGTGGCGGGCCTTGTAGAACCTGATCGGCCCCGCACTCTCGACGCGCGGGGCATGGCCGTCCCAGCGATCGGCCAGGCGGCCGCGGGCACTTGCG
The nucleotide sequence above comes from Candidatus Tanganyikabacteria bacterium. Encoded proteins:
- a CDS encoding endonuclease MutS2, translating into MDPESLQRLEWPAVVGHLVACALTRHGADRCRDVEILTDPRDVAEALALTQEARYLATMTQGIPLGGCHDLREALRRAEQGGVLDPQALLAIADTLGVAKRVRDFLDSHAEAFPRLAELAFPLSPLPELARELHRCLDSTGQVRDDASADLARIRQQIARLQAGIRAEVQRMLSRLAEYLQESLVTVRGDRYVLPVRAEFKTKVPGLVHDQSASGQTLFIEPMALVNLNNDILKARLDERDEVARILEELTDLVAGNLWELRATDEGLAEVDFASARGRLADRWDGHAPRVESAGPIRFYKARHPLLVEARLADPQRAVVPVDLVLESPALVVTGPNTGGKTVTLKTLGLCALLAQAGIHPPVGQGSATVVFGDVFADIGDEQDLAASLSTFSGHMRNLVALLARANARSLVLLDEVGAGTDPAEGAAIARTVIEALIARGARLVATTHLADLKLLPYQVPGTRNASVEFDPATTMPTYRLLIGVPGHSNAIAIARRLGFPGDLADRAREYLEAGADEATRLVNDLSRERQEAATLRQEAERTVEAARALEEEYRGKVAKWNEERKRLRAAADAEFRQAVAAAQFEVRQIIAELKGQRSGQMAGRASDRLNKLHNLLRTEESAPREPMAVRPGDTVFVPRLNQTAVVQTAPDESGELTLQVGVMKVTAKATELEPPPEGSGAAKRHEKRALRALSASPTPAAAAPEREIALVRHSSREIDLRGMQVHEALPAVERFLDDAFHHGVDAVCLIHGAGTGALRRAIREHLPGLAYARSFRPGGHGEGGDGVTVVHLT